A single Ignavibacteriales bacterium DNA region contains:
- a CDS encoding T9SS type A sorting domain-containing protein, with product MKSIISAVLLCLFLAVPAAAQTVFSNGTGGGEWNSPGTWLGGAVPGVNADVIIAGTDSVLTTTTVVCANLTVLSGGRLATGIDSISCAGTFILEGGATFYNSATKSTVPGTVRELDPASTVVHIGSGTVGGPGNLEFGNLVIQRTEGCVPGGNLLIKGNLIINNIAANTVFRGVRPVTGSQYHRVMGDLIVYRGTISCIDVGDNTMIGEWTIDGDVLLESADARFSGFSSANAAGLAVYNIGGSIINNGGRMQAGTSSSAGPGITIINLKKNLQFNSGTFSTNSLGSYSLNFTGSGLQTFFLRGVNVNLNTNLHDTIFPGTTVVMDLDTNKWGSATGGEMVVLGGLHMKSVSRLTGSGTFTLADNGTLSIGSPDGIYTTEMLGSVQMIGGRNYSPEAIYIYSGEISQTWGNAFPSSLKSLIINNPNGMTLSNDLTVSGSLRTTGGSLDLGGYTITLGPSAFLTESPGKTVKGSNGKILTTVVLTSPSSLNPGGLGLSITSAADLGSTTVTRLHGPATGGGNSGISRGYKIEPSNNSGLNATIRFSYDETELNGIPEATLTLFKSPDGTNNSWAGIGGAVNTTDNYVELSGINDFAYLTLAGTGAPLPVEEEVSTVPSVFELMQNYPNPFNPSTRISFALPKSSFVTLSVYNVLGQKVADLLSGMKEAGYHNADFNAEGLSAGVYLFRLEAGEFTSTKKMTLTK from the coding sequence ATGAAAAGTATTATTTCAGCGGTATTGCTGTGTCTGTTTCTGGCAGTGCCGGCAGCAGCGCAGACTGTATTCAGCAATGGCACAGGCGGTGGTGAATGGAACAGCCCCGGCACATGGCTTGGCGGAGCAGTTCCGGGTGTCAATGCTGATGTAATAATTGCCGGCACCGATTCGGTTTTAACAACCACTACTGTTGTCTGTGCAAATCTGACAGTGCTTTCAGGCGGAAGGCTTGCAACAGGCATAGATTCAATCTCCTGTGCCGGGACGTTCATCCTTGAAGGAGGCGCAACGTTCTATAATTCGGCAACAAAAAGCACAGTGCCCGGAACAGTCAGAGAACTTGATCCTGCCAGCACTGTGGTTCACATCGGAAGCGGAACAGTAGGGGGACCAGGAAATCTTGAATTTGGTAATCTGGTTATTCAGCGTACCGAAGGATGCGTTCCTGGCGGTAACTTATTAATAAAGGGAAACCTTATTATAAATAATATTGCTGCCAACACGGTTTTCAGAGGTGTACGGCCGGTTACCGGAAGCCAGTATCACAGAGTAATGGGGGATCTGATAGTTTATCGGGGAACAATTTCCTGTATTGACGTTGGTGATAACACAATGATTGGTGAATGGACCATTGACGGTGATGTCCTCCTTGAATCAGCGGACGCACGATTCAGCGGTTTCTCCAGCGCGAACGCAGCAGGTCTGGCTGTATATAACATCGGCGGAAGCATCATCAATAACGGCGGAAGAATGCAGGCGGGAACCAGCAGCAGTGCCGGTCCCGGTATTACTATCATTAACCTGAAAAAGAATCTTCAGTTTAACTCCGGTACGTTTTCGACCAACAGTCTCGGCTCCTACTCACTTAATTTTACCGGTTCAGGGCTGCAGACGTTTTTTCTGCGCGGTGTTAATGTTAATCTGAATACAAATCTGCACGATACCATTTTTCCGGGGACAACCGTAGTAATGGATCTGGACACCAATAAATGGGGTTCAGCGACCGGCGGGGAGATGGTGGTGCTTGGCGGACTTCACATGAAAAGCGTTTCCCGTCTTACCGGCTCCGGAACCTTCACGCTTGCTGATAACGGTACTCTGAGTATCGGCAGTCCGGATGGCATTTATACTACCGAAATGCTCGGCAGCGTGCAGATGATCGGCGGCAGGAATTACAGTCCTGAAGCTATTTATATATACAGCGGTGAAATTTCACAGACCTGGGGCAATGCCTTCCCCTCATCGCTTAAATCGCTGATAATAAATAATCCGAACGGCATGACCCTCAGTAACGATCTGACCGTTTCCGGCTCCCTCCGCACGACTGGCGGAAGCCTTGATCTAGGAGGATATACTATCACACTTGGTCCGTCAGCATTCCTTACTGAATCACCGGGAAAAACGGTAAAAGGCAGCAATGGCAAGATCCTTACCACTGTTGTTCTGACCTCTCCTTCTTCACTAAATCCTGGCGGTCTTGGGCTATCAATTACTTCCGCGGCAGACCTTGGTTCAACTACGGTGACCCGTCTGCATGGACCGGCAACCGGAGGAGGTAACTCAGGAATAAGCCGGGGTTATAAGATCGAACCTTCCAATAACAGCGGACTGAATGCGACAATACGGTTCAGTTATGATGAAACAGAGCTGAATGGAATTCCGGAAGCTACTCTGACCCTGTTTAAGTCACCTGACGGAACAAATAACTCATGGGCAGGTATTGGCGGAGCTGTTAATACGACTGATAATTATGTGGAACTGAGCGGAATAAATGACTTTGCTTATCTGACTCTTGCAGGCACTGGTGCTCCGTTGCCTGTGGAGGAGGAAGTAAGTACAGTACCCTCTGTGTTTGAACTGATGCAGAATTATCCAAATCCGTTTAATCCTTCCACAAGAATCAGCTTTGCACTTCCAAAGTCATCCTTTGTGACTCTGAGTGTATATAATGTACTCGGCCAGAAAGTTGCAGATCTGCTAAGCGGCATGAAGGAGGCAGGATATCATAATGCTGATTTTAATGCTGAGGGACTCTCGGCAGGTGTTTATCTTTTCCGTCTGGAAGCAGGCGAATTTACTTCGACCAAAAAAATGACTCTCACTAAATAA
- a CDS encoding carbohydrate-binding protein — translation MVTAKNLMIGAFLLMQSMLMGQNILSEYFDSGNSIPTSSSNAPAVPTDYQTSSGVWTLFKTYGHGTTNYSAPYALRLLKNTAQAPAYASTPALSSAGTISFYAYGSSAKPLYIYKSVNNGTDWIFIDSVSTGSGVFAYCAVQVNDGTPGIRLRIVNGTGAGNDLNLDNVEITGYSSSSTITLSSASLPSFGAIVSGGLSGSASYTVSGYNLTSDITVSAPQDYQVSLNDTLFSGQVILAQDSGTVPVTTIFARYAPSSASGSNSGSISHSSSGAATQQSYVTGTAIAAEPASASAIGFFATAGNSTYIQITGGDGMKRLVVARKSASVNWTPADGVIYTGESADFTSAADLGGGNRLLLNGSMRDTVITGLEGGTTYHFAVFEYMEGTNNSQNYLTAGAGTGSVTTDPTPLLSITPAQLQFGNVMVGTLSQPKTITVSGSTLSPLSGNILVSASSGYTVSLTSGSGYSSSLQIPYNSGVFAGTVVYVRFEPQSGGAFGGYVTFSGGSAPQVQTAVTGTGITQSQANVFEAEDAIFESAYIRRQYSGYSGWGYADLADRTGSWLEFLLRKPNATSETLTIHYANGGSTRSYSVSHNGSVLGSISFPSTGSWTSWSTVTYQISLVQGVNRIRFASTTNNTNANIDKLELTGETAIPLYRLTLLKSGEGTVSADQSGELFDKGTVLTLTATPAAGNSFYRWNGTEVYYGNPFQVTMNGHKTQIALMTDTTGFAAFPYYPAPKGFAAVPGYGYTNGTTGGASEENHVVYVSNTSDLQNILLRRQDANGTMGLPPLTIYLSGILARDAGIGEMVDVKDSYDISIIGTGRDATITGYGLNIVRSKNIIVRNIRFASWGDDGISVDGGDDPAKGNHIWIDHCTFTYTPPPGYPAGSSPDGSLDITHAADYVTVSYCLFDSTDKNSLVGHSNSNVVDTVMKITYHHNWFKGSNQRNPRVRFGKVHVLNNYYTNNGIYAVSSNMEADVLVEGNYFYNTPIPTETSRDGGPPGDLVERYNIFENCGPAGTRGTAFEASAYYSYTIDPAAIIPEKTAWLAGSGKYDFSNPEHIVPAELTTFTARVIGGEVELEWKTGSEMNNAGWSIERRSVNGAWQTAGYVQGAGTSAESNIYRFRDSRQLSPGTYFYRLAQHDFDGTTVHSGEVSVELNGSLSFRLHENYPNPFNPTTKIRFELPQAGLTEMIVYDILGNKVREIFKGNFEAGLHETIIDASGLSSGLYIYVLQAGSHRASGKMILLK, via the coding sequence ATGGTGACAGCAAAAAATCTGATGATTGGGGCTTTTCTGCTGATGCAGAGTATGCTCATGGGACAGAACATCCTTTCGGAGTATTTCGACTCGGGCAACAGCATACCAACCTCAAGCAGCAATGCACCTGCTGTACCGACGGACTATCAGACATCATCCGGAGTATGGACTCTGTTTAAGACATACGGTCACGGCACAACCAATTATTCCGCCCCGTATGCTCTCCGGCTGCTTAAAAACACTGCGCAGGCACCGGCCTATGCGTCAACTCCCGCACTAAGCTCGGCAGGAACCATATCATTTTATGCTTACGGAAGTTCAGCTAAGCCGCTTTATATATATAAGTCGGTTAACAACGGCACCGACTGGATATTTATTGATTCCGTTAGTACCGGCTCAGGTGTCTTTGCGTATTGTGCAGTGCAGGTGAATGACGGCACTCCGGGTATCAGACTCCGCATTGTTAACGGTACCGGCGCCGGCAATGACCTTAATCTCGATAACGTTGAAATAACCGGTTACTCTTCTTCGTCCACGATTACATTGTCTTCTGCTTCACTTCCTTCATTCGGAGCAATAGTTTCAGGAGGGCTTTCAGGTTCAGCATCATACACGGTTTCCGGTTATAATCTGACTTCCGATATAACCGTTTCAGCGCCCCAGGATTATCAGGTATCTCTTAATGATACGCTTTTCAGCGGTCAGGTAATACTTGCTCAGGATAGCGGAACGGTCCCGGTGACAACAATTTTTGCGCGCTATGCTCCCTCTTCAGCATCAGGTTCAAACAGCGGCAGTATTTCTCACAGCAGTTCTGGTGCAGCCACACAGCAGTCATACGTTACAGGAACGGCAATTGCTGCTGAACCTGCTTCGGCATCTGCAATCGGGTTTTTTGCGACTGCTGGAAATTCAACATATATACAGATCACCGGGGGAGACGGCATGAAACGGCTGGTTGTTGCCCGTAAATCCGCATCGGTTAACTGGACTCCCGCTGATGGAGTTATCTATACCGGGGAGTCTGCAGATTTTACATCCGCAGCTGATCTTGGCGGAGGAAACCGCCTGCTTCTTAATGGCAGCATGCGTGACACGGTTATCACAGGACTTGAAGGGGGAACAACATATCACTTCGCTGTTTTTGAATATATGGAGGGAACCAATAATTCGCAGAATTATCTGACTGCAGGAGCAGGAACAGGATCGGTAACAACCGATCCCACACCGCTTCTTTCAATTACTCCCGCTCAGTTGCAGTTTGGCAATGTAATGGTCGGAACACTCTCGCAGCCAAAAACAATCACCGTCTCCGGATCAACTCTTTCACCGTTGTCAGGAAATATCCTTGTTTCGGCTTCATCCGGATATACGGTTTCTCTGACCTCGGGGAGCGGTTACAGCAGTTCTTTGCAGATACCTTATAATAGCGGAGTATTTGCCGGAACAGTTGTATATGTCCGCTTCGAACCGCAGTCTGGCGGTGCCTTTGGCGGGTATGTTACTTTTTCAGGCGGCTCTGCACCGCAGGTTCAGACAGCAGTCACAGGAACGGGGATAACTCAGTCACAGGCAAACGTGTTTGAGGCAGAGGATGCAATTTTTGAAAGCGCATATATACGTCGCCAGTACAGCGGTTATAGCGGATGGGGATACGCAGATCTGGCAGATAGGACCGGAAGCTGGCTCGAGTTTCTGCTCAGAAAACCGAATGCAACATCTGAAACACTCACTATTCACTATGCCAACGGCGGAAGCACAAGAAGTTACAGTGTATCTCATAATGGCTCGGTGCTCGGCAGTATTTCCTTTCCTTCCACAGGCAGCTGGACATCATGGTCAACTGTGACCTATCAGATTTCTCTTGTGCAGGGGGTTAACAGAATTCGTTTTGCTTCCACCACAAATAATACCAACGCAAACATTGATAAACTTGAGTTAACCGGTGAAACAGCCATTCCTTTATATAGATTAACACTCCTGAAAAGCGGGGAGGGTACGGTATCTGCTGATCAGAGCGGCGAGCTGTTTGATAAAGGTACGGTGCTTACTCTGACTGCAACTCCTGCAGCGGGAAATTCTTTCTACCGCTGGAACGGAACTGAAGTCTATTATGGAAACCCTTTTCAGGTTACCATGAATGGGCATAAAACACAGATTGCACTGATGACAGATACAACCGGATTTGCTGCATTCCCGTATTATCCGGCACCGAAGGGATTTGCTGCTGTTCCCGGGTACGGTTATACAAACGGAACTACCGGCGGAGCAAGTGAGGAAAATCATGTCGTGTATGTATCAAATACATCCGATCTGCAGAATATCCTGCTGAGAAGACAGGATGCAAACGGAACCATGGGACTGCCTCCTTTGACGATATATCTTTCAGGAATACTCGCGCGGGATGCTGGAATAGGAGAAATGGTGGATGTAAAAGATTCTTATGATATCTCCATCATCGGGACGGGAAGAGATGCAACAATCACTGGATATGGACTGAATATTGTCCGAAGTAAAAATATCATCGTACGTAATATCAGATTCGCGAGCTGGGGTGATGATGGTATATCAGTTGACGGTGGAGATGATCCGGCAAAAGGAAATCATATCTGGATTGATCATTGTACCTTTACTTATACACCACCTCCGGGGTATCCGGCTGGCTCCTCACCTGACGGTTCGCTTGATATTACCCATGCGGCAGACTATGTGACGGTTTCTTATTGTCTGTTTGACTCAACTGATAAAAACAGTCTTGTAGGGCATTCTAATTCAAATGTTGTTGATACGGTTATGAAAATCACGTATCACCATAACTGGTTTAAGGGTTCAAACCAGCGTAATCCCCGTGTCCGCTTCGGAAAAGTTCATGTTCTGAATAACTATTATACCAATAATGGTATTTACGCGGTTTCATCAAACATGGAAGCCGATGTGCTGGTTGAGGGAAATTACTTTTATAATACTCCGATACCAACGGAAACCAGCCGTGACGGAGGACCTCCCGGTGATCTGGTTGAACGGTACAATATCTTTGAAAACTGCGGACCTGCCGGAACCAGAGGCACCGCGTTTGAAGCTTCAGCATATTATTCTTATACAATAGACCCTGCTGCAATCATACCAGAGAAAACCGCATGGCTTGCCGGAAGCGGAAAATATGATTTCAGCAATCCGGAACATATTGTACCCGCTGAACTTACCACATTTACCGCACGGGTCATCGGCGGCGAGGTTGAACTTGAATGGAAGACCGGCAGTGAAATGAATAACGCCGGCTGGTCTATTGAGCGCAGAAGTGTAAACGGCGCCTGGCAGACAGCCGGGTATGTTCAGGGGGCCGGAACATCCGCGGAGAGCAATATATACAGATTCAGAGATAGCAGACAACTTTCACCCGGTACATATTTTTACCGCCTTGCTCAGCATGATTTTGACGGAACCACAGTCCACAGTGGAGAGGTTTCCGTTGAACTAAACGGCTCGCTAAGTTTCCGGTTGCATGAAAACTATCCGAACCCGTTTAATCCAACAACGAAGATCCGGTTTGAACTTCCTCAGGCAGGTCTCACCGAAATGATCGTTTATGATATACTTGGCAATAAAGTCAGAGAGATATTTAAAGGCAACTTTGAGGCTGGATTACATGAGACGATCATAGATGCATCAGGTCTGAGCAGCGGATTGTATATTTACGTACTGCAGGCAGGTTCTCACCGTGCCTCAGGAAAAATGATTCTTCTTAAATGA
- a CDS encoding glycoside hydrolase family 88 protein codes for MTKHPADYYTRIADNFIRLYPDTAAYPSEAKSYRWNYEQGLLYNGFINMTAVTGDKSYGNYVKKNIDYYIQPDGTIKTYRMDQFNIDNIGPGRALLHLYSLTGDKKYLMAADTLYRQMTLHPRNPLGGFWHKKIYPDQMWLDGLYMAQPFLAEYAKMTGNQAMFDDIALQFRLVRDNMRDSVSGLYYHGWDQSRKEKWADPVTGLSPEFWGRSLGWFMMAMVDVLDTFPEEHPGRKMILAMFQDLSDALLLVRDQESGLWYQIVDKGTEQGNYLETSASLMFIYSMAKGANMGYLGTDFLRIAHDSFSSLMSQFVIPDSSGNLFLQNVCSVAGLGGKPYRNGSYAYYISEPKRINDFKGYGPLILAAAELLRGSR; via the coding sequence TTGACAAAACATCCTGCTGATTATTACACAAGGATTGCTGACAATTTTATAAGACTTTATCCGGATACTGCCGCATATCCTTCAGAGGCAAAAAGTTACCGGTGGAATTATGAACAGGGTTTGCTCTATAATGGGTTTATTAATATGACAGCGGTTACCGGTGATAAGTCATACGGCAATTATGTTAAGAAGAATATTGATTACTACATTCAGCCGGATGGTACTATTAAAACCTACCGGATGGATCAGTTTAATATAGATAATATAGGCCCCGGCAGAGCGCTTTTGCATCTATACAGCTTAACCGGTGATAAAAAATATCTGATGGCAGCTGATACGCTATACCGGCAGATGACGCTTCATCCGCGTAATCCACTGGGCGGGTTCTGGCACAAGAAGATCTATCCTGATCAGATGTGGCTGGACGGTTTGTATATGGCTCAGCCGTTCCTCGCTGAATATGCAAAAATGACCGGAAATCAGGCGATGTTTGACGATATTGCATTACAATTCAGACTGGTTCGTGATAATATGAGAGACTCTGTTTCAGGGCTCTATTATCATGGATGGGATCAGAGCCGCAAAGAAAAATGGGCTGATCCTGTAACAGGACTCTCACCGGAGTTCTGGGGAAGATCGCTCGGTTGGTTTATGATGGCTATGGTTGATGTTCTGGATACCTTCCCTGAGGAGCATCCAGGCAGGAAGATGATTCTTGCAATGTTTCAGGATTTAAGCGATGCTCTGCTTTTGGTAAGAGACCAGGAAAGCGGACTGTGGTATCAGATTGTGGATAAAGGAACAGAGCAGGGGAATTATCTTGAAACGTCCGCCTCTCTTATGTTTATCTATTCTATGGCAAAAGGGGCAAATATGGGTTATCTTGGGACTGATTTTTTAAGAATTGCACATGATTCCTTTTCATCCCTGATGAGTCAGTTTGTTATCCCGGATAGTTCCGGAAATCTGTTTCTGCAAAATGTCTGCTCCGTGGCCGGGCTTGGCGGAAAACCCTACCGGAATGGAAGCTATGCATATTATATCAGCGAACCAAAAAGGATAAATGATTTTAAGGGGTACGGTCCTCTGATTCTTGCCGCGGCGGAATTACTTCGCGGGAGCAGATAG
- a CDS encoding LacI family DNA-binding transcriptional regulator yields the protein MTRKIQPVKLEDIAKRLGVSKVTVSKALRNHPDISVEMRRKVRELADQLGYIPNFLAKNLSSRRSNIVGLVVPKIAHFFFGSIIESIYNEAFKQNYEILLTVSREMASQEKKHILSLLSMKVDGLIVSVTQETQDVEIFEMVKRLNVPLVFIDRVPKPDCAPSVTVDDYGGAYTATEYYIKKGYTKIAHIGGYTHVNIGKNRMNGYLAAMNDHKIPLNSSWIIEGGFSEEDGYAGFKSILAKGQLPQAVIAVTYPVALGIYQAAQEAGVTIPGDIKVTCFGNLEYKNKVPSVFNFVHQPAKELGEEALRMMLRLIENREQKVPSVELKTELVITNDNEKSVA from the coding sequence ATGACAAGAAAAATACAGCCGGTTAAGCTTGAGGATATTGCAAAGCGCCTCGGTGTTTCTAAGGTCACTGTTTCCAAAGCACTGAGGAATCATCCCGATATCTCAGTTGAAATGAGAAGAAAGGTCAGGGAGCTTGCCGATCAGCTCGGATATATACCAAACTTTCTCGCGAAAAATCTGTCATCACGCAGATCGAATATTGTGGGACTCGTGGTGCCTAAAATTGCACACTTCTTTTTTGGCTCGATCATTGAGTCAATTTATAATGAGGCATTCAAGCAGAATTATGAAATTCTCCTGACCGTCTCCCGTGAAATGGCATCTCAGGAGAAAAAGCACATTCTATCCCTTCTTTCCATGAAAGTGGACGGATTAATCGTTTCGGTAACGCAGGAAACACAGGATGTAGAAATCTTTGAAATGGTTAAGCGCCTTAACGTCCCGCTGGTGTTTATTGACCGGGTTCCGAAACCTGACTGCGCTCCCAGTGTTACCGTGGATGATTATGGAGGAGCTTATACTGCCACAGAATATTATATAAAAAAGGGATATACCAAGATTGCGCATATAGGCGGTTACACCCATGTGAATATCGGAAAAAACCGAATGAACGGTTACCTTGCCGCAATGAATGATCATAAAATTCCGCTCAACAGCTCATGGATTATTGAAGGGGGGTTTTCTGAGGAGGATGGTTATGCCGGGTTCAAGTCCATTCTGGCAAAAGGTCAGCTGCCGCAGGCAGTGATTGCGGTTACCTATCCTGTGGCTCTTGGAATTTATCAGGCAGCCCAGGAAGCGGGGGTAACCATACCCGGGGATATTAAAGTTACCTGTTTTGGAAATCTCGAATACAAAAACAAAGTCCCTTCGGTATTTAATTTTGTTCATCAGCCCGCTAAAGAACTTGGCGAGGAGGCGTTAAGAATGATGCTCCGGCTTATTGAGAACCGGGAACAGAAAGTACCGAGTGTTGAACTTAAAACCGAACTTGTTATCACAAACGATAATGAAAAATCCGTAGCCTGA
- a CDS encoding TRAP transporter substrate-binding protein: protein MRKSPFFVVLILIPLLLLYGCSRQSSVRSIKIGHGLDQTHPVHKAMEFMADRVREKSGGKIELTVYPSQQLGTERECLELLQIGSLGMTKVSSSVLEGFSPDFKVFSLPYIFADDDHKFRFFESELGKNLLRSTEKYWLRGLCYYDAGSRSFYTKDKPILSPDDLKSLKIRVQESPTSVKMVNALGGSATPIAWGELYTALQQGVVDGAENNPPSFFLSRHYEVCKHYSLDEHTSVPDVLLISTVIWDDLTDQEKEWIQSAADESYIYQKKLWKEATEEALMEVQKAGVKIYYPDKTPFNEKTRPLLEEYRKEPAVYELIRQIKSLKQP from the coding sequence ATGAGAAAATCACCTTTCTTTGTAGTATTAATCCTCATTCCCCTTTTACTTCTGTACGGATGCAGCCGGCAGTCATCAGTAAGAAGCATAAAAATTGGCCACGGGCTTGATCAGACGCATCCGGTGCATAAGGCAATGGAATTTATGGCCGACCGTGTTCGTGAAAAATCAGGAGGTAAAATTGAACTGACCGTATATCCGAGCCAGCAGCTTGGCACCGAGCGGGAGTGTCTGGAACTCCTGCAGATCGGCAGTCTTGGTATGACAAAAGTTTCTTCTTCGGTGCTAGAGGGATTCAGTCCTGATTTCAAGGTGTTCTCGCTGCCATATATATTTGCGGATGATGACCACAAATTCCGCTTTTTTGAGAGTGAACTGGGCAAAAATCTTCTAAGAAGTACTGAAAAATACTGGCTGAGAGGATTATGCTATTATGATGCCGGCAGCAGAAGTTTTTATACAAAAGATAAACCTATCCTGTCCCCTGATGATTTGAAGTCACTGAAGATCCGGGTGCAGGAAAGCCCGACTTCAGTGAAAATGGTTAATGCTCTCGGAGGTTCTGCTACGCCAATCGCGTGGGGTGAATTATATACGGCTCTGCAGCAGGGGGTGGTTGACGGCGCTGAGAACAACCCGCCGAGTTTTTTTCTTTCCCGCCATTACGAAGTCTGTAAACATTACTCTCTTGATGAGCATACATCAGTACCTGACGTGCTGCTTATTAGCACAGTTATCTGGGATGATCTTACAGACCAGGAGAAGGAATGGATACAATCAGCCGCCGATGAATCGTATATCTATCAGAAAAAACTCTGGAAAGAGGCAACTGAGGAAGCACTGATGGAAGTGCAAAAGGCAGGCGTGAAGATATATTATCCCGATAAAACTCCCTT